The following are encoded together in the Oncorhynchus clarkii lewisi isolate Uvic-CL-2024 chromosome 25, UVic_Ocla_1.0, whole genome shotgun sequence genome:
- the LOC139383438 gene encoding transcription factor HIVEP2 codes for MESLETTAEVKSSKEALNKTVPQRKSAAPEPMTAQTKIPPSADSEGEGWHLCPEPEEDQSRTTYCSTDMSDSGKLRQLEGKSLRQLQDQPCSHPHYNVLTSYPPQERQTVPFARQKTADHLLSALPLVSCGGPSPQRSSPSLPVSLQHCSQSGIEELSKEVCSKMEQKQQQRPGKYVCDYCGRACAKPSVLKKHIRSHTGERPYPCVPCGFSFKTKSNLYKHRKSHAHSVKAGTVPFSELGSYNVNMEDRGSLEGEGEFYSDAEQSSDTDEDDSSLLDTVSVEEADSTTAVKVLNLIAQKQGVTLASTLSEDGSPRLLEINAAPAVSQVGHAIQSSAIKQRLALRLSEKRSSDTDTSLSLPSQGSKGSTDSGYFSRSESAEHQTGGPPNTNAKSYQEIMFGKCYKPNPKQQAITVVTCRTDLMSDCKTSERGVSRVFTQEKESMVESIRINTHSFIREDIKEAQLELSDSGQLVRSNSMPTSSVACQDMSQGLRGSHSFDERASPGGIRRLTRQAAFEHSAHDGPPDHYGNISDISNLGVEVDSFIIQQKQAMEYATRKRRKEKCVAEEEDVGGQYHTDYDHSEEMRDYDSKQTSQGALTTTSSVKGHAQSVHTQDRTQRDRLEREMWEKREREERRSLGNVISVIQHTNSLTRSLSEQSDSYNYQRRDKPSSMEVVEQSETREMHKRNEIFAHQLSDSRLLDKSYQMTPKLVRQSNIPVPEIRVTVEPDSPEKEKSAEVKQVKAKEPDRHIEEFQWPQRSETLSQFPPEKLPPKKKRLRLADLEHSSGESSFESACTSLSRSPSQDSNLSYCSSFSFDREEKEREVIPKPASPAARQDEFGKALEFLAVPGSGYSLSVLNQRQQHEMRRTSSEQAPCHSQCRELPEVRSVSFDYGSLSPTAKVRHAELSASYSEPRRSNLVRQESLNVNLEFAHPVLPLNILPQYLSSALSFSSTALHSQCLPMFSPQPSHSGLLVPVRIQTHVPSYGSITYTTVSQIVDDPFESVNSTRTSLLTSHFADLATNLDTSNILLGHPRGLLTSPVQVHVLDLPPAKLKTGIPLSLTSRTISTTNCGSSGGSNKRMLSPASSLDLFMEVKQQKRVKEEKMYGEIVEELGAVELGNYNVTEENKHSLKSEFQSDTNQGVSLSGFPSKSSLSVSSALHSHNEPASGSFVSPQQQGSESPDSPMDNSPTEASLHPHALLSLKDFNESGMDSKAQMEVLVQLVKGQGILISDGENTKRISQFPSLRTMTAVSWCYLNYTKPNSTHSSSPLSSVYATWCISSHNPNPPNLNTSATLALLRSKQTTNTWVYTMAAMYQPGTGKLVSSSLLWRQRLGLLQSKPQLKELEGSSYGRKVKDASCRVKAGKEDWKEREVSSKQTAVPTPTPTPTPTPTRIKIFEGGFKSNEDYVYVRGRGRGKYICEECGIRCKKPSMLKKHIRTHTDVRPYVCRVCNFAFKTKGNLTKHMKSKAHMKKCLELGVSVTVDDTETLESDDIQQDLKTGVLSSAKHQFSDADDSDGMDEEIDDIDEDDEDEDDYDGDSTPKILSRSTSPQPCGVASLSVTAAAVIQGVSSDVHGCPLSSFHPLPSCLSTYTLPSVDIHPHPTSTLSGIDVHPHPHPPSTVRRTGPDRRTVLASSLDKEDCSLAMLSPDQGCLFFDPYPTCLLSPGWESPLREPPNSRLGYPSTRRDLSPRGRSSPRWDTSPLRPSSPNLTPIQHLFPACMERPLSPGGVDLAGRRQRVVLRAVSPRRGGSQHRDSGDKTRQQAKAELVQQGETIEMDMDQRRSVPPCLPGSACSSCPRQNLFSHLPLHSQQQAGTLLPMVPIGGIQVLRSLPSCSSDRTHLSALSPQKTELHQDSTKEGSRLAALGAEDSGARQQGRERGMEREMERETGMERERLSPLQTPRDSEEENPPVSVLMVRNPKQEEVLQTCTKAIASLRITFEEHL; via the exons ATGGAGTCACTAGAAACTACTGCAGAGGTGAAAAGCTCTAAAGAGGCTCTGAATAAGACAGTTCCCCAGAGAAAGTCAGCAGCACCAGAACCTATGACTGCCCAAACTAAAATACCCCCCTCGGCTGATTCGGAAGGGGAGGGGTGGCATCTATGCCCAGAACCTGAGGAGGACCAGAGTAGAACCACATATTGTTCAACAGATATGTCTGACTCAGGGAAACTCAGACAATTAGAAGGGAAATCACTACGCCAATTACAGGATCAACCCTGCAGTCATCCTCATTACAACGTATTAACCTCATATCCaccacaggagagacagacagttccCTTTGCTAGACAGAAAACAGCAGATCACTTGCTTTCTGCACTGCCACTTGTCAGCTGTGGAGGGCCCTCTCCTCAGAGAAGCTCCCCCAGTTTACCCGTGTCTCTCCAACACTGTTCCCAGTCAGGAATAGAGGAACTATCCAAGGAGGTGTGTAGTAAGATGGAGCAGAAGCAGCAACAGAGACCTGGGAAGTATGTTTGTGATTATTGTGGGAGGGCATGTGCCAAACCCAGCGTACTTAAGAAGCATATTCGCTCACATACTGGGGAGAGACCCTACCCCTGCGTGCCCTGTGGTTTCTCCTTCAAAACCAAGAGCAATTTATACAAACACAGAAAATCTCATGCTCACTCGGTCAAAGCTGGGACAGTGCCATTTTCAGAACTGGGTTCTTACAATGTCAACATGGAGGACCGGGGATCTttagaaggagaaggagagttCTACTCTGATGCTGAGCAAAGCTCGGACACGGACGAAGACGATTCATCGCTCTTGGACACTGTTTCAGTGGAGGAAGCCGATAGCACCACTGCTGTTAAAGTACTGAATCTCATTGCCCAGAAACAGGGAGTTACATTAGCATCAACATTATCTGAGGACGGTTCACCCAGGCTCTTGGAGATCAATGCTGCTCCAGCTGTTTCTCAGGTCGGCCATGCAATCCAATCCAGCGCCATCAAGCAGAGGCTGGCACTCCGGCTCTCAGAGAAAAGGAGCAGTGACACTgacacatctctctcccttcctagcCAGGGAAGCAAAGGCAGCACAGACTCAGGCTACTTCTCACGCTCTGAGAGTGCTGAACACCAAACAGGTGGTCCTCCCAACACAAACGCCAAGTCCTATCAAGAGATAATGTTTGGAAAGTGTTACAAGCCGAACCCGAAACAACAGGCCATAACTGTTGTGACTTGCAGGACAGACTTAATGAGTGATTGTAAGACATCGGAGCGAGGTGTTTCCCGCGTATTCACACAAGAAAAGGAATCAATGGTTGAATCGATCAGAATAAACACACATTCATTTATAAGGGAGGACATTAAGGAGGCTCAACTAGAGCTCTCTGATTCTGGACAGCTGGTCCGGAGCAACTCGATGCCCACGTCCTCCGTGGCATGTCAGGACATGTCACAAGGCCTGCGAGGCAGCCACTCCTTTGATGAAAGGGCGTCCCCTGGAGGCATTAGGAGACTTACGAGACAGGCTGCCTTTGAACACTCTGCACACGATGGACCTCCTGACCACTACGGAAACATCTCTGATATTTCCAACCTTGGAGTGGAGGTGGACAGTTTCATCATCCAACAAAAGCAAGCGATGGAATATGCGACGAGGAAACGGCGAAAGGAAAAGTGTGTtgcggaggaggaggatgtaggagGCCAGTATCACACGGACTATGACCACTCTGAAGAGATGAGGGACTATGATTCAAAGCAAACCTCTCAAGGTGCTCTAACCACTACATCCTCAGTGAAAGGACATGCCCAAAGCGTTCACACACAGGATAGAACACAACGTGATAGACTGGAAAGGGAAAtgtgggaaaagagagagagagaagagagaagatctTTAGGTAACGTCATCTCTGTGATTCAACACACTAACTCCCTTACCAGGTCTCTCTCTGAACAGTCAGATTCTTACAACTACCAGAGACGGGATAAGCCGTCCTCAATGGAGGTGGTGGAGCAAAGCGAAACTAGAGAGATGCACAAAAGGAATGAGATCTTTGCACACCAGTTGAGTGACAGTAGATTATTAGATAAGTCGTATCAAATGACACCTAAGCTAGTCCGTCAGTCTAACATACCGGTCCCAGAGATCAGGGTGACTGTAGAACCAGACAGTCCAGAGAAAGAGAAATCAGCTGAGGTGAAACAGGTGAAGGCGAAGGAGCCCGATAGACATATAGAGGAGTTCCAATGGCCTCAGAGGAGTGAAACCCTGTCTCAGTTCCCCCCAGAGAAACTCCCTCCGAAGAAGAAGAGACTGCGCTTAGCTGACTTGGAGCACTCCTCTGGCGAGTCTAGCTTTGAGTCGGCTTGTACGAGCCTCTCCCGGAGCCCCAGTCAAGACAGCAACCTATCCTACTGCTCCAGCTTCTCGTTTGAccgagaggagaaagagagagaggttatcCCCAAGCCAGCTTCCCCGGCGGCTAGACAGGATGAGTTTGGCAAAGCATTGGAGTTCTTAGCGGTGCCAGGAAGCGGctactccctctctgtcctgaaCCAACGTCAACAACATGAAATGAGACGTACCTCTTCAGAACAGGCACCGTGCCACTCCCAGTGCAGAGAGCTCCCAGAGGTCCGCAGCGTATCGTTTGACTACGGCAGTCTCTCTCCAACGGCCAAAGTTAGACATGCGGAACTCAGCGCCAGCTACTCGGAGCCCAGACGGAGTAACTTGGTAAGACAGGAGTCCTTGAATGTTAACCTTGAATTTGCACATCCAGTCCTTCCGCTAAATATTCTTCCTCAGTACCTCAGCAGTGCCCTGTCGTTCTCATCCACCGCTCTGCACTCTCAGTGTCTGCCAATGTTCTCCCCTCAGCCATCACACTCTGGTCTCCTAGTTCCTGTTAGAATCCAGACTCACGTGCCATCCTATGGTAGCATCACATACACCACTGTGTCCCAAATTGTAGATGATCCGTTCGAAAGCGTTAACTCCACCAGAACCTCTTTACTCACTTCTCACTTCGCAGATTTAGCCACGAATTTGGATACATCTAATATATTATTAGGACACCCTCGAGGACTGTTGACCAGCCCAGTCCAGGTTCACGTTCTAGATCTGCCCCCAGCTAAGCTGAAGACAggcatccctctctccctgacctccAGGACGATCTCCACCACCAACTGTGGGTCCAGTGGTGGATCCAACAAACGCATGTTGTCTCCGGCCAGCAGCTTGGACCTGTTCATGGAGGTCAAACAGCAGAAACGCGTCAAAGAGGAGAAAATGTACGGTGAGATAGTGGAGgagttgggtgctgtggaatTAGGGAATTATAATGTGACTGAAGAGAACAAGCACAGTTTAAAGTCAGAGTTTCAAAGTGACACCAACCAGGGAGTATCACTGTCAGGCTTTCCTTCAAAATCCTCTTTGTCTGTCTCATCAGCGCTTCATTCTCATAACGAGCCAGCAAGTGGAAGCTTCGTCTCACCTCAGCAACAAGGGTCAGAAAGTCCTGATTCCCCTATGGATAACTCGCCAACAGAAGCAAGCCTACATCCACATGCTCTGCTTTCTCTAAAGGATTTCAATGAGTCTGGCATGGACAGCAAGGCACAGATGGAGGTGCTGGTGCAGCTAGTCAAAGGTCAGGGCATCCTCATCTCAGACGGGGAAAACACCAAACGGATATCTCAATTTCCAAGTCTCCGCACAATGACAGCTGTGAGTTGGTGCTATCTGAACTACACCAAGCCAAACAGCACTCACAGCagctctcccctgtcctctgtgtACGCTACGTGGTGCATCAGTTCCCATAACCCCAACCCTCCTAACCTCAACACCAGTGCCACCTTGGCTCTGCTCCGCTCCAAACAGACAACTAACACATGGGTGTACACCATGGCTGCCATGTACCAACCTGGGACTGGGAAGCTGGTCTCCTCCTCACTCTTATGGAGACAGAGGCTCGGGCTG CTACAGAGCAAACCGCAGCTCAAAGAGCTGGAAGGGAGCTCCTATGGGAGGAAAGTGAAGGATGCCAGCTGCAGGGTAAAAGCCGGGAAGGAGGactggaaagagagggaggtctCCTCGAAACAAACAGCAGtgccaacaccaacaccaacaccaacaccaacaccaacccgGATAAAAATATTTGAAGGAGG GTTCAAGTCTAATGAGGACTATGTGTACGTGAGGGGCCGAGGCCGGGGGAAGTATATCTGTGAGGAGTGTGGCATTCGCTGTAAGAAACCTAGCATGCTGAAGAAACACATACGCACCCACACTGACGTCCGGCCCTACGTCTGCAGGGTCTGCAACTTCGCTTTCAAAACTAAAG GAAATCTGACCAAGCATATGAAGTCAAAGGCTCACATGAAGAAGTGTCTTGAGCTTGgtgtgtcagtcacagtggatgATACAGAGACACTGGAATCTG ATGACATCCAGCAAGACTTGAAGACCGGGGTTTTGAGCTCAGCCAAACACCAGTTCTCAGACGCAGACGACTCCGATGGCATGGATGAAGAGATCGACGATATCGACGAAGATGACGAGGACGAGGACGACTACGACGGTGACTCTACTCCCAAGATCCTTTCCCGGAGCACCAGCCCTCAGCCCTGTGGTGTAGCCTCTCTGTCGGTCACAGCTGCCGCTGTCATCCAGGGTGTGTCGTCAGACGTCCATGGCTGTCCCCTCAGTTCCTTCCATCCCCTCCCCAGCTGCCTCTCAACCTACACCCTGCCTAGCGTCGATATCCAcccccatcccacctccacccTGTCAGGCATTGATGTCcacccccatccccatcccccctccACTGTCAGGAGGACAGGGCCAGACCGGAGGACTGTCTTGGCCTCCAGCCTGGACAAGGAAGACTGTAGCCTGGCCATGCTGTCTCCTGACCAGGGCTGTCTGTTCTTTGACCCCTACCCCACCTGTCTGCTGTCCCCCGGCTGGGAGTCCCCTCTGAGGGAACCGCCTAACTCCCGCCTCGGCTACCCCTCAACCCGGAGAGACCTCTCCCCCCGGGGACGCTCCTCACCTCGATGGGACACCTCCCCGCTGAGGCCAAGCTCCCCCAACCTCACCCCCATCCAGCACCTCTTTCCGGCCTGTATGGAGAGGCCCCTGTCCCCAGGTGGAGTGGACCTGGctgggaggagacagagggtggTGCTCAGGGCTGTGTCTCCACGTAGAGGTGGCTCACAACATAGAGACTCTGGGGATAAAACCAGGCAGCAAGCCAAGGCTGAACTGGTCCAGCAGGGAGAAACCATTGAAATGGATATG GATCAGAGGAGAAGcgtgcctccctgcctgcctgggtCCGCCTGCTCCAGTTGTCCTCGTCAGAACCTCTTCAGCCACCTCCCCCTACACTCTCAGCAGCAGGCTGGGACTCTCCTACCCATGGTGCCTATCGGAGGGATCCAGGTACTGCGCTCTCTGCCCTCCTGCAGCTCTGACCGGACCCATCTGTCAGCCCTATCCCCTCAAAAGACTGAGCTCCACCAGGACAGCACTAAGGAGGGATCTCGTCTGGCAGCCCTCGGTGCAGAGGACTCAGGAGCCCGGcagcaggggagggagagggggatggagagggagatggagagggagaccgggatggagagggagaggctgtCCCCCCTCCAGACACCCCGGGACTCTGAGGAGGAGAacccccctgtctctgtcctcatgGTCAGGAACCCTAAGCAGGAAGAGGTTCTTCAGACCTGCACCAAGGCCATCGCCTCCCTCAGGATCACCTTCGAAGAGCATCTATAG